In Gordonia phthalatica, one genomic interval encodes:
- a CDS encoding ribose-5-phosphate isomerase: protein MRIYLGADHAGFELKNQIADHLTAGGHEVVDCGAHEYDALDDYPAFCIAAAQRTVADPGSLGIVLGGSGNGEQIAANKVPGARCALAWSVETAQLARQHNNAQLIGIGGRMHSKEEALAIVDAFLATEWSDEARHQRRIDILAEYERTGEAPALPDAQ, encoded by the coding sequence ATGCGCATTTATCTCGGTGCCGACCACGCCGGTTTCGAACTCAAGAATCAGATCGCCGACCACCTGACCGCGGGCGGCCACGAAGTCGTCGACTGCGGCGCCCACGAATACGACGCTCTCGACGACTACCCGGCCTTCTGCATCGCGGCCGCGCAGCGCACCGTCGCCGACCCGGGCAGCCTGGGCATCGTGCTCGGCGGCAGCGGCAACGGCGAGCAGATCGCCGCGAACAAGGTCCCCGGCGCCCGGTGCGCCCTCGCGTGGAGCGTGGAGACCGCACAGCTGGCGCGCCAGCACAACAACGCCCAGCTCATCGGCATCGGCGGCCGCATGCACTCGAAGGAGGAGGCGCTCGCCATCGTCGACGCCTTCCTCGCGACCGAGTGGTCCGACGAGGCGCGCCACCAGCGTCGCATCGACATCCTCGCCGAGTACGAGCGCACCGGCGAGGCTCCCGCTCTGCCCGACGCCCAGTAG
- a CDS encoding Fpg/Nei family DNA glycosylase has product MPEGHALHRLARRQQRLLGGQRLHVSSPQGRFAHEAALLDGMVFRTAEAWGKHLIHRWDDGGRGTAAVHRIVHVHLGIYGTFREEPLPMPEPTGQVRMRLIGPELGIDLRGPNACEIYSPDQLDALVARLGPDPLRKDADPEIAWRAIHKSRRAIGSLLMDQKIIAGIGNIYRAEVLFRVGVDPYRPGTGVTRDEFDAVWADLLHLMPIGVRRGHIHVVRPEDDHGAPAYSSDRPRTYVYRRAGEPCRLCGTAVLWAEMEGRNLFWCPSCQS; this is encoded by the coding sequence GTGCCCGAAGGGCATGCGCTGCACCGGCTCGCCCGGCGACAGCAGCGTCTCCTCGGTGGGCAACGTCTTCACGTCTCCAGTCCCCAGGGCCGCTTCGCACACGAGGCGGCCCTGCTGGACGGCATGGTCTTCCGGACTGCGGAGGCGTGGGGCAAGCACTTGATCCACCGCTGGGACGACGGCGGCCGCGGCACGGCTGCGGTGCACCGCATCGTGCACGTCCATCTCGGCATCTACGGCACCTTCCGCGAGGAGCCGCTGCCGATGCCGGAGCCGACCGGTCAGGTCCGCATGCGGCTGATCGGTCCCGAACTCGGCATCGACCTCCGCGGTCCCAACGCGTGCGAGATCTACAGCCCGGACCAGCTCGACGCCCTCGTCGCGCGGCTGGGTCCCGACCCGCTCCGCAAGGACGCCGACCCGGAGATCGCCTGGCGGGCGATCCACAAGTCCAGGCGCGCCATCGGCTCGCTCCTGATGGATCAGAAGATCATCGCGGGCATCGGCAACATCTACCGTGCGGAGGTCCTCTTCCGCGTAGGCGTCGACCCGTACCGGCCGGGCACCGGCGTCACCCGCGACGAGTTCGACGCCGTCTGGGCCGACCTGCTGCACCTGATGCCGATCGGGGTGCGCCGCGGCCACATCCATGTGGTCCGTCCCGAAGACGACCACGGCGCCCCGGCGTACTCCTCCGACCGCCCGCGAACCTACGTGTACCGGCGGGCGGGCGAACCGTGCCGCCTGTGCGGCACCGCCGTGCTGTGGGCGGAGATGGAGGGACGCAACCTGTTCTGGTGCCCCTCCTGCCAGTCGTAG
- a CDS encoding PE-PPE domain-containing protein produces the protein MKHTQQTARASFIVLAVGGTGESYDGDPRTEVTGLLAAVTDRLDERFEARWVGYPASYGPAPQHDGISYVQSVAAGVRALAAAIREADRPVMLIGYSQGAAVIRTFLAHPAAFALLSKIAAVGFVADPNQPRGVVDGCAGWGVAGEGGELPDGLPAYWVGAPSDMICNASDDSLIRDIADLTDSLSLTQMRRWAADATARIMSRRMQNAEATGFAPAQWRRDLHRMRIAIREVRGYLPRQIAVGAWQVANPIGGSHVSYATQPYRRAPLTDPGVTGCETLAHWLQLHATMGGCLQHQ, from the coding sequence ATGAAGCACACGCAGCAGACCGCACGTGCGAGTTTCATCGTCCTGGCCGTCGGCGGCACGGGGGAGTCGTACGACGGCGACCCCCGCACTGAGGTCACCGGCCTGCTCGCAGCGGTCACCGACCGCCTCGACGAGCGTTTCGAGGCCCGCTGGGTGGGCTACCCGGCAAGTTACGGACCCGCGCCGCAGCACGACGGCATCAGTTACGTCCAGAGCGTCGCCGCAGGCGTCCGCGCGCTGGCGGCCGCGATCCGCGAAGCCGACCGACCGGTGATGCTCATCGGCTACTCCCAGGGCGCCGCCGTCATCCGCACCTTTCTGGCCCACCCGGCCGCCTTCGCGCTGCTGTCGAAGATCGCGGCGGTCGGATTCGTCGCCGACCCGAACCAACCGCGCGGCGTCGTGGACGGATGCGCGGGATGGGGAGTGGCCGGCGAGGGCGGAGAGCTTCCGGACGGACTGCCCGCGTACTGGGTCGGCGCGCCGTCGGACATGATCTGCAATGCCAGCGACGACTCGCTGATCCGCGACATCGCCGACCTCACCGACTCGCTGTCGCTGACGCAGATGCGACGGTGGGCGGCGGACGCGACGGCGCGCATCATGAGCCGGCGCATGCAGAACGCCGAGGCGACCGGGTTCGCACCCGCCCAGTGGCGCCGGGACCTGCACCGCATGCGGATCGCGATCCGTGAGGTGCGCGGCTATCTTCCACGGCAGATCGCGGTCGGTGCGTGGCAGGTGGCGAATCCGATCGGCGGCAGCCACGTCTCCTATGCGACGCAACCGTACCGGCGCGCCCCGCTGACCGATCCCGGTGTCACCGGATGCGAGACCCTGGCGCACTGGCTCCAGCTGCACGCGACGATGGGAGGGTGTTTGCAGCATCAGTGA
- a CDS encoding L,D-transpeptidase has protein sequence MFSTKSSSRRISRVARVIAVATSAAALAMGAPAVANAQPVTIIPGLPGIEVPELPNIPGVPAPTTPPKQKKQQPKVTTPEKPGIPAEPNVKSPTGWVALAVDGDHQIYWWKDHKFVKQMPISMGTNKHPTPNGVYHTKEKYRDMYMDSSTYGVPVDSPEGYRTYVEYATRMSWDGIFIHAAPWSVAQQGVSNASHGCINVSTANGKWVYDTIGRGTPIVVRGTVGGAYTGD, from the coding sequence GTGTTTTCCACCAAGTCTTCGAGCCGCCGGATCAGCCGCGTCGCTCGAGTCATTGCTGTGGCGACCAGCGCCGCGGCGCTGGCGATGGGGGCACCGGCAGTGGCGAACGCGCAGCCTGTGACCATCATTCCGGGCCTGCCCGGTATCGAGGTCCCTGAGCTTCCGAACATTCCGGGAGTCCCGGCGCCGACCACGCCGCCCAAGCAGAAGAAGCAGCAGCCCAAGGTCACGACTCCGGAGAAGCCGGGCATCCCGGCCGAGCCGAACGTGAAGTCGCCGACCGGTTGGGTCGCGCTCGCTGTCGACGGTGACCACCAGATCTACTGGTGGAAGGACCACAAGTTCGTCAAGCAGATGCCGATCTCGATGGGCACCAATAAGCATCCGACTCCGAACGGTGTGTACCACACCAAGGAGAAGTACCGCGACATGTACATGGACAGCTCCACGTACGGTGTCCCGGTCGACTCGCCTGAGGGCTACCGCACCTACGTCGAGTACGCGACCCGCATGTCGTGGGACGGCATCTTCATCCACGCCGCCCCCTGGTCGGTCGCCCAGCAGGGTGTCTCCAACGCCAGCCACGGCTGCATCAACGTCAGCACCGCCAACGGCAAGTGGGTGTACGACACCATCGGCCGCGGCACCCCGATCGTCGTCCGCGGCACCGTCGGTGGCGCGTACACCGGCGACTAG
- a CDS encoding adenosylcobinamide amidohydrolase yields MTIDLHLHRFRGASGSDLTTTVWEIGEGRRAVSSAMLGGGIGPVAWVVNAQVPGDYARMDPVAHLREMADDLGLVGRGVGMLTAAAVSRTVTSADGGVTASATVGLRVPTWAAAPVTSVDPELTPVVPAPMTPGTINITVDLPVALTDAALVNAVMTVTEAKTQALIEAGYAATGTASDAVVVVVPVDGTQEVFAGPRSVWGGAMARAVHAAVLAGAHDYARRLRDGGL; encoded by the coding sequence ATGACCATCGACCTGCATCTCCATCGGTTTCGCGGCGCGAGCGGCAGCGACCTGACCACCACGGTGTGGGAGATCGGGGAGGGGCGTCGCGCGGTGTCGTCGGCGATGCTGGGCGGCGGCATCGGCCCGGTCGCATGGGTCGTCAACGCGCAGGTTCCCGGCGATTACGCGCGCATGGATCCGGTGGCGCACCTGCGGGAGATGGCCGACGACCTCGGGCTCGTCGGACGCGGCGTCGGAATGCTCACGGCCGCCGCGGTGTCGCGGACCGTCACCTCCGCGGACGGCGGTGTCACCGCTTCGGCGACCGTCGGCCTGCGCGTCCCGACGTGGGCGGCGGCCCCGGTGACGAGCGTCGATCCCGAGCTGACGCCCGTCGTGCCCGCGCCGATGACGCCCGGCACCATCAACATCACCGTCGACCTGCCGGTCGCCCTCACCGACGCGGCCCTGGTGAACGCGGTGATGACGGTGACCGAGGCCAAGACGCAGGCGCTGATCGAAGCGGGATACGCCGCGACCGGCACGGCGTCGGACGCTGTCGTCGTCGTGGTGCCGGTCGACGGGACGCAAGAGGTCTTCGCCGGCCCGCGGTCCGTGTGGGGAGGCGCCATGGCCCGGGCCGTGCACGCCGCAGTCCTCGCCGGCGCGCACGACTACGCCCGGCGCCTGCGCGACGGCGGCCTGTAG
- a CDS encoding HIT family protein, with translation MSDQCIFCGIINGAIPSAKVYEDEATYAFMDINPASEGHLLVIPKRHSKDLLEIPTEDLAAVTATAQKIARQVVGELGADGVNLLNCCGADAWQTVFHFHLHVIPRYRDKGKDKLVLPWQPDVPGDKDTIVAVAKRLSDALA, from the coding sequence ATGAGCGATCAGTGCATCTTCTGCGGAATCATCAACGGCGCCATCCCGAGCGCGAAGGTCTACGAGGACGAGGCGACGTACGCCTTCATGGACATCAACCCCGCCTCCGAAGGGCACCTGCTTGTGATCCCGAAGCGCCACAGCAAGGACCTCCTGGAGATCCCCACCGAGGACCTCGCCGCCGTCACCGCGACCGCCCAGAAGATCGCCCGCCAGGTGGTCGGAGAACTCGGCGCCGACGGCGTCAACCTCCTGAACTGCTGCGGTGCCGACGCCTGGCAGACGGTCTTCCACTTCCACCTGCACGTGATCCCGCGCTACCGGGACAAGGGCAAGGACAAGCTGGTGCTGCCGTGGCAGCCCGACGTCCCCGGCGACAAGGACACGATCGTCGCGGTCGCGAAGCGCCTGTCCGACGCGCTGGCCTAG